The following is a genomic window from Actinomycetota bacterium.
GCGGAGGCCGCTCGTCGGCGCGACCTGCGTCGCCGGCACGTGCGCCGCTGCGGCGATCTCGCGGCGGTCGCGGCGGAGGCGCTGACCAACATCGACGGGTCGATCCGCGACGCGTGCGCCGACCGAGATCGTCTCGACGCCGACCGGGCGCAGCGCGAACAGCAGGTGGCTGCGCTCCGTCGTCGCTTGCGGGAACAGGCCACCGCGCTCGACGCGGCACGGGAGCGGCGCCACGCCGCCGACCTGCAACGCGCCGAGGTGCGCCACCGCCTCGACCAGCTGATCGCGCAGGTGCGGGACGACTTCCAGCTGACTCCCGACGATCTGCTGGCCGAGCATCCCGACGCGGCCACCGACGACCGGGCCGACCTGGTCGCACGCCTCGAGACGCTCGAACGCAAGGTGGCGTCGCTCGGGCGCGTCAACCCGCTGGCGCTCGAGGAGTTCCACGCGCTCGAAGAACGCCACGGGTTCCTGTCACGCCAGCTGAACGATCTCCTCGCCAGTCGCCGCGACCTCCACCAGGTCATCCGGGCCGTCGACGCCAAGATCCGCGACGTGTTCGCCGACGCCTTCCGCGACGTCTCCCGCGAGTTCGAGGACGTGTTCGCCACCATCTTCCCTGGTGGTCATGGCCGGCTGACGCTCACCGACCCCGACGACCTGCTCACCACGGGCATCGAGGTCGAAGCGCGCCCACCCGGCAAGCGCATCCGGCGCCTGTCGCTGCTGTCCGGCGGAGAGCGGTCGCTCGCCGCACTGGCGTTCCTGTTCGCGATCTTCCGGGCCCGGCCGTCACCGTTCTACGTCCTCGACGAGGTCGAAGCGGCACTCGACGAGGTGAACCTGCGGCGGTTCCTGCAGGTGGTGGAGTCGTTCAAGCAGACGTCGCAGGTTCTGCTGGTCACGCATCAGACCCCCACCATGGAGATCGCCGACATGTTGTACGGCGTCACGATGGGCGCCGATGCCGTCTCGAAGGTCGTCGCCGAGCGTCTGAGCGAGGACGTCCCCGCCTAGCCGACGCCTAGCCGTGATCGCGCGACGCCGACGAGGCCGTGCACTCGAGACGGCCGACGGCGACGTCGTCTACGAGCGTCAGGCCGTGTCGCTGCGTCGGGGCGCCCGGTGGCCCGCCAGCTCGCCGACGAAGCGCCGGAGCCGCTCGACGGCCACTTGGTCGACGGGTTCGGGCAGGGGTGGGCGGCCCGGCGCACGGTTGGGTGTGCGGGCCGCCTTCGGCTCGTGGGGGCTCTGCTGTTGCTGCTGCCGTGGTCGGTCGGCGTTTGGTGGCGCCCTGTTAGAAGGGCAGGTCGCCGTCGTGGTCGAGGGGCAGTCGCGGGTCGTGGAGGTCGCCGTCGCCG
Proteins encoded in this region:
- a CDS encoding AAA family ATPase — encoded protein: DDAVVARSAGHAADAVTHLRRAHHGRAVVLPSRPADEAAAVAPAPPAGTRPVAELLAARDRDSVGVLAALRHALAGTFIVVDWPQAVALHDEHPDLTFVTPDGDVAGPCGFVGGSTPDRSSMVSAAAAEEAERRVAELDDAVTAAASEVGRARARVDERRAELATATAALNGSDARITAAAEQLARLTKDLDALTHQEGLLRQHRAELTASVQRHQQALVTLETEELVAPPASDDPDPTERDAEADRLDRRVDECRSRELQARLAVERLDEQVQQLRRAAAELREEADHVEQALAEAARRRDLRRRHVRRCGDLAAVAAEALTNIDGSIRDACADRDRLDADRAQREQQVAALRRRLREQATALDAARERRHAADLQRAEVRHRLDQLIAQVRDDFQLTPDDLLAEHPDAATDDRADLVARLETLERKVASLGRVNPLALEEFHALEERHGFLSRQLNDLLASRRDLHQVIRAVDAKIRDVFADAFRDVSREFEDVFATIFPGGHGRLTLTDPDDLLTTGIEVEARPPGKRIRRLSLLSGGERSLAALAFLFAIFRARPSPFYVLDEVEAALDEVNLRRFLQVVESFKQTSQVLLVTHQTPTMEIADMLYGVTMGADAVSKVVAERLSEDVPA